A genomic stretch from Thermomonospora umbrina includes:
- a CDS encoding DMT family transporter: MSTRLIESPGSAVPSGRRGTGSADILLAASLWGTTGTVRTLAPSGADPVSVGAARIVLGGAVLLAVAALIRGRDGSSARGEGLRRLLSQRRRWWLLAFGAVCAAVYQCAFFAAVARTGVATGTVVTIGSAPAFTGLIALMTRGPRPSWRWTVATACAVVGCAALVGGGRSAGVEPFGVALALLSGLAYAVYATIASHLISRGEDDRAVAATLFGLAAVLLLPVLVAGSPGWLLSPSGALVTAYLGVITTAGAYLLYARGLRGTPVTTATTLTLAEPAVAAVLGLLVLDERLGGVALAGLGLLSVGLVLLILAGRR, encoded by the coding sequence GTGTCCACACGCCTCATCGAATCCCCCGGCTCCGCCGTGCCCAGTGGGCGGCGGGGCACCGGAAGCGCGGACATCCTGCTGGCGGCGTCCCTGTGGGGGACGACCGGCACCGTCCGTACCCTGGCCCCCTCCGGGGCCGATCCCGTGTCCGTCGGCGCCGCCCGGATCGTCCTCGGCGGCGCCGTCCTCTTGGCCGTGGCGGCCCTGATCCGCGGGCGGGACGGTTCCTCGGCCCGCGGTGAGGGGCTGCGGCGGCTGTTGTCGCAGCGCCGTCGCTGGTGGCTGCTCGCCTTCGGCGCGGTGTGCGCGGCGGTCTACCAGTGCGCGTTCTTCGCCGCGGTGGCCCGGACCGGCGTCGCCACCGGCACCGTCGTCACGATCGGCAGCGCTCCGGCGTTCACCGGGCTGATCGCCCTGATGACGCGGGGGCCCCGGCCCTCGTGGCGGTGGACGGTGGCGACGGCGTGCGCGGTGGTCGGATGCGCCGCCCTGGTCGGCGGCGGACGGTCGGCGGGTGTCGAGCCCTTCGGCGTCGCGCTCGCCCTGCTGTCCGGCCTGGCCTACGCCGTGTACGCCACGATCGCGTCCCACCTCATCTCTCGCGGCGAAGACGACCGTGCGGTCGCCGCGACGCTGTTCGGGCTGGCGGCGGTGCTGTTGCTGCCGGTGCTGGTCGCCGGGTCTCCGGGCTGGCTGCTCAGTCCCTCCGGGGCGCTGGTCACCGCGTACCTCGGGGTGATCACCACCGCCGGGGCGTACCTGCTGTACGCGCGGGGGTTGCGCGGCACGCCGGTGACGACGGCGACGACGCTCACGCTGGCCGAACCGGCCGTGGCGGCGGTGCTGGGACTGCTCGTCCTGGACGAACGGCTCGGCGGTGTCGCCCTGGCGGGTCTGGGTCTGCTGTCGGTCGGGCTGGTGCTGCTGATCCTGGCCGGCCGCCGGTAG
- the aroF gene encoding 3-deoxy-7-phosphoheptulonate synthase — protein sequence MVIVMGPEATETDIASVVSLVETAGGEAFVSRGVARTIVGLVGDVQQFGSLNLRSLPGVRDVIRISVPYKLVSRENHPERSVVRVGGVPIGPGTMTLIAGPCAVETPEQTLQAAQMAKAAGATLLRGGAFKPRTSPYAFQGLGEKGLRILADVREETGLPIVTEVVDAHDVELVASYADMLQIGTRNAQNFALLQAAGDVGKPVMLKRGMSGTIEEWLMAAEYVAQRGNLDIVLCERGIRTFEKATRNTLDISAVPVAQRLSHLPVIVDPSHSGGRRDLVLPLTKAAIAIGADGVIIDVHPHPETALCDGPQALVDGDLRELARLVRDLPPIFDRALTEAPDALAAG from the coding sequence ATGGTCATCGTGATGGGGCCTGAGGCCACCGAGACGGACATCGCCTCCGTCGTCTCACTGGTCGAGACGGCGGGAGGTGAGGCGTTCGTCAGCCGCGGGGTGGCCCGCACCATCGTCGGTCTGGTGGGCGACGTCCAGCAGTTCGGCTCACTGAACCTGCGGAGCCTTCCCGGAGTCCGGGACGTCATCCGGATCTCGGTGCCGTACAAGCTGGTCAGCCGGGAGAACCACCCCGAGCGCTCGGTGGTGCGGGTCGGCGGCGTGCCGATCGGGCCGGGCACCATGACCCTCATCGCGGGGCCCTGCGCGGTGGAGACGCCGGAGCAGACCCTCCAGGCCGCCCAGATGGCCAAGGCGGCGGGCGCGACCCTGCTGCGCGGCGGCGCGTTCAAGCCCCGCACCTCGCCGTACGCGTTCCAGGGGCTGGGCGAGAAGGGCCTGCGGATCCTGGCGGACGTGCGCGAGGAGACCGGGTTGCCGATCGTCACCGAGGTGGTGGACGCGCACGACGTCGAGTTGGTCGCCTCGTATGCGGACATGTTGCAGATCGGGACCCGCAACGCGCAGAACTTCGCGCTACTGCAGGCCGCCGGCGACGTGGGCAAGCCGGTGATGCTCAAGCGCGGCATGAGCGGCACCATCGAGGAGTGGCTGATGGCCGCCGAGTACGTGGCGCAGCGCGGCAACCTCGACATCGTGCTGTGCGAGCGCGGCATCCGCACGTTCGAGAAGGCCACCCGGAACACGCTGGACATCTCGGCGGTGCCGGTGGCGCAGCGGCTGTCGCACCTGCCGGTGATCGTGGACCCGTCGCACTCCGGCGGCCGCCGCGACCTGGTGCTGCCGCTGACCAAGGCGGCGATCGCGATCGGCGCCGACGGGGTCATCATCGACGTGCACCCGCACCCCGAGACGGCGCTGTGCGACGGCCCGCAGGCGCTGGTGGACGGCGATCTGCGGGAGCTGGCCCGGCTGGTGCGCGACCTGCCGCCGATCTTCGACCGGGCCCTCACCGAGGCCCCGGACGCCCTGGCGGCGGGGTAG
- a CDS encoding sulfite oxidase-like oxidoreductase codes for MSSPSEQPPEAGALPPGQYVPRGWPVLHYGPVPKFRPRDWDFRVFGATASGEQHIWSWEEFERLPRTRAVADFHCVTKFTIPGNLWEGVSGSTIVELAPPHPDVTHVMVWADYGYSANIRMSDFLGDATMFALFRDGERISADHGFPVRLVVPHLYAWKSVKWTRGVEYLVKDRRGFWEERGYHNVADPWREQRYSYQEDEGESPPL; via the coding sequence ATGTCCTCCCCATCGGAACAGCCCCCAGAAGCAGGGGCCCTGCCGCCCGGACAGTACGTTCCCCGTGGCTGGCCCGTCCTGCACTACGGCCCGGTGCCCAAGTTCCGTCCCCGGGACTGGGACTTCCGGGTGTTCGGCGCGACGGCGTCGGGTGAGCAGCACATCTGGTCCTGGGAGGAGTTCGAGCGTCTCCCGAGGACGCGGGCCGTGGCCGACTTCCACTGCGTCACCAAGTTCACCATCCCCGGCAACCTCTGGGAGGGCGTCTCGGGGTCCACGATCGTGGAGTTGGCACCGCCCCACCCGGACGTCACGCATGTCATGGTGTGGGCCGACTACGGCTACAGCGCCAACATCCGGATGTCGGACTTCCTCGGCGACGCGACCATGTTCGCCCTGTTCCGCGACGGCGAGCGGATCAGCGCCGACCACGGCTTCCCCGTGCGGCTGGTCGTGCCGCACCTGTACGCGTGGAAGAGCGTCAAGTGGACGCGCGGCGTCGAGTATCTGGTCAAGGACCGGCGCGGGTTCTGGGAGGAACGCGGCTACCACAACGTCGCCGACCCGTGGCGGGAGCAGCGCTACTCGTACCAGGAGGACGAGGGCGAGTCGCCGCCCCTGTGA
- a CDS encoding LytR/AlgR family response regulator transcription factor — MLRVLAVDDEVPAVEELACLLRADPRVGQVTTARDAAGAMRDLGRMVAEGRRPDAVFLDIPLPGLDGLDFTRLLSGLAEPPAVVFVTSSDDYAVAAYEVGAVDYLLKPVRPERLAEAVRRVDEAVHRTPPPGEPAEDVAAPEDEQVPVELGGRTRMVSRGSVRYVEAQGDYVRMHTADDSYLVRMSLVSLARRWEPVGFIRIHRSTLVSAAHVSELRFDGGRVSVQVGEDVLQVSRRHARQVRDLLVRRFRNE, encoded by the coding sequence ATGCTACGTGTGCTGGCGGTCGACGACGAGGTCCCCGCGGTCGAGGAGCTTGCCTGCCTGCTGCGGGCCGACCCCAGGGTCGGGCAGGTCACCACGGCCCGCGACGCGGCCGGGGCGATGCGGGACCTGGGGCGCATGGTCGCCGAGGGGCGGCGCCCGGACGCCGTCTTCCTGGACATCCCGCTGCCGGGCCTGGACGGCTTGGACTTCACCCGTCTGCTGAGCGGACTGGCCGAGCCCCCGGCGGTGGTGTTCGTGACCTCCTCCGACGACTACGCGGTCGCCGCGTACGAGGTGGGGGCCGTGGACTACCTCCTCAAGCCCGTGCGCCCGGAGCGGCTGGCCGAGGCCGTCCGCCGGGTGGACGAGGCGGTGCACCGGACCCCGCCGCCCGGCGAGCCGGCGGAGGACGTCGCCGCGCCGGAGGACGAGCAGGTCCCCGTCGAACTGGGCGGGCGGACCCGGATGGTCTCCCGGGGCTCGGTGCGGTACGTGGAGGCCCAGGGCGACTACGTGCGGATGCACACCGCCGACGACAGTTACCTGGTCCGCATGTCGCTGGTGTCGCTGGCCCGGCGCTGGGAGCCGGTCGGGTTCATCCGCATCCACCGCAGCACCCTGGTCTCCGCGGCGCACGTCTCCGAGCTGCGGTTCGACGGCGGCCGGGTGTCCGTGCAGGTGGGGGAGGACGTCCTGCAGGTCAGCCGGCGGCACGCCCGCCAGGTGCGGGACCTGCTGGTGCGCCGGTTCAGGAACGAGTGA
- a CDS encoding deoxyribonuclease IV, translated as MSAAHSPVGGHVPVAGGPATGGLKYAGQIDAEVVQIFVSNPRGWAMTAGKPDEDAKLREGELPVFVHANYLINVGSPSPETLERSLASIRHALERGRAVGAGGVVVHTGSSVTQSYEDAMRQVHEHLLPVLEEIPDDGPPLLLEPMAGQANMLCATVQQLGPYFEALEHHPRLGVCLDTCHAWAAGHDLTAPNGVRETMDALVETVGEGRLKLIHANDSKDPCGSGRDRHENIGAGKLGEAPFAELFRHPAARGVPFVIETPGRAPEPHLKDVETLKRLRDAPPES; from the coding sequence ATGAGCGCCGCACACAGCCCCGTCGGGGGGCACGTCCCGGTCGCCGGAGGACCGGCCACCGGAGGGTTGAAGTACGCCGGGCAGATCGACGCGGAGGTCGTGCAGATCTTCGTGTCCAACCCGCGCGGCTGGGCGATGACCGCCGGGAAACCGGACGAGGACGCCAAGCTGCGGGAGGGCGAACTGCCCGTCTTCGTGCACGCCAACTACCTGATCAACGTCGGCTCGCCCAGCCCCGAGACGCTGGAGAGGTCGCTGGCCTCGATCCGGCACGCCCTCGAACGCGGGCGCGCCGTCGGGGCGGGCGGGGTCGTCGTCCACACCGGCTCGTCGGTCACCCAGTCGTACGAGGACGCGATGCGGCAGGTGCACGAGCATCTGCTGCCGGTGCTGGAGGAGATCCCCGACGACGGCCCGCCGCTGCTGCTGGAGCCGATGGCCGGGCAGGCCAACATGTTGTGCGCCACCGTGCAGCAGCTCGGCCCGTACTTCGAGGCCCTGGAGCACCACCCGAGGCTGGGCGTCTGCCTGGACACCTGCCACGCCTGGGCCGCCGGGCACGACCTGACCGCGCCGAACGGCGTCCGGGAGACGATGGACGCCCTGGTGGAGACGGTGGGCGAGGGCCGGCTCAAGCTGATCCACGCCAACGACTCCAAGGACCCGTGCGGGTCGGGCCGGGACCGGCACGAGAACATCGGCGCGGGGAAGCTGGGCGAGGCGCCGTTCGCGGAGCTGTTCCGCCATCCGGCGGCGCGGGGCGTGCCGTTCGTCATCGAGACCCCCGGCCGCGCCCCGGAACCGCATCTCAAGGACGTGGAGACGCTCAAGCGCCTGCGCGACGCACCGCCCGAGTCCTGA
- the pknB gene encoding Stk1 family PASTA domain-containing Ser/Thr kinase: MDTTVADPLVGQVLDGRYRIESRIARGGMATVYVARDVKLDREIALKVMHAGLAQDEDFVRRFIGEAKAAAGLSHPNVVAVYDQGTDGQHVFLAMEYVRGRTLRALLTERGRLGPREALEIMQPVLAALAAAHRAGLVHRDVKPENVLLADDGQAKVADFGLARAETAGKQTKTGLIIGTVGYLAPEQVLTGHADVRSDVYAAGIMLFELLTGRQPHQGDTPLAVAYKHVNDVVPPPSDVVPGLPERVDTLVTLATSHDAARRPQDAGRFLAAVADVAAGLPRDIDERVAHGAHAATSVLPMPAPTTPVGPGHTRVLGPEMEPPGPPPHQPRHHPAPEVPRPTAMDRLIGAVTSRYVLIAVGALAAVILGWAVWYQAAGQYQHVPDTIIGMTLEDAKRELAADGVPVQVAEPVFSDKIAKGRVTRTDPAPGSRIAQGETVTLVPSKGRQPVDVPDTTGRSLDDAKKILAEAGFRAGEVTREGSHTVPRDMVIRTNPRAGRELTPDEPVDIVLSSGISMPSLVNTNARQAENRLRALGLDVKVERQDVGDRPRGIVLSQDPPPGTAVSRGDKVSLVVNKKDCGFLGDFNPFCRDDEGGGGDGALPVPNVVGRDVAEAQRILEGAGFEVDVKRQVGFNRVLRQEPGSGDGAPRGSKVKIWH; the protein is encoded by the coding sequence ATGGACACGACGGTTGCCGATCCACTCGTCGGGCAGGTGCTCGACGGGCGCTACCGCATTGAGTCCCGGATCGCCCGCGGCGGGATGGCCACGGTGTACGTGGCCCGCGACGTCAAGCTCGACCGCGAGATCGCGCTCAAGGTGATGCACGCGGGGCTCGCCCAGGACGAGGACTTCGTCCGGCGCTTCATCGGCGAGGCCAAGGCCGCGGCGGGCCTGTCGCACCCCAACGTGGTGGCGGTGTACGACCAGGGCACCGACGGCCAGCACGTCTTCCTCGCGATGGAGTACGTGCGGGGCCGGACCCTGCGCGCGCTGCTGACCGAGCGCGGCCGGCTGGGCCCCCGCGAGGCGCTGGAGATCATGCAGCCGGTGCTGGCGGCGCTGGCCGCCGCGCACCGGGCCGGGCTGGTGCACCGGGACGTCAAGCCGGAGAACGTGCTGCTGGCCGACGACGGGCAGGCCAAGGTCGCCGACTTCGGGCTGGCCCGGGCCGAGACCGCAGGCAAGCAGACCAAGACCGGCCTGATCATCGGCACCGTGGGGTATCTGGCGCCCGAGCAGGTCCTCACCGGTCACGCCGATGTGCGGTCCGACGTCTACGCGGCCGGGATCATGCTGTTCGAGCTGCTGACCGGGCGGCAGCCGCACCAGGGCGACACCCCGCTGGCGGTCGCCTACAAGCACGTCAACGACGTCGTCCCGCCGCCCTCGGACGTGGTCCCGGGGCTGCCGGAGCGGGTCGACACCCTGGTGACCCTGGCGACCAGCCACGACGCGGCCCGCCGCCCGCAGGACGCGGGCCGGTTCCTGGCCGCGGTGGCCGACGTGGCCGCCGGGCTCCCCCGCGACATCGACGAACGGGTCGCGCACGGGGCGCACGCCGCCACGTCCGTGCTTCCCATGCCCGCCCCGACGACCCCGGTCGGCCCGGGCCACACCCGGGTGCTGGGCCCCGAGATGGAGCCACCGGGCCCCCCGCCGCACCAGCCCCGGCACCACCCTGCGCCCGAGGTCCCTCGCCCCACCGCGATGGACCGGCTGATCGGCGCGGTCACCAGTCGGTACGTGCTGATCGCGGTCGGCGCGCTGGCGGCGGTGATCCTGGGCTGGGCGGTCTGGTATCAGGCGGCCGGGCAGTACCAACACGTCCCCGACACGATCATCGGCATGACCCTGGAGGACGCCAAGCGGGAGTTGGCCGCCGACGGCGTCCCGGTGCAGGTCGCCGAGCCCGTCTTCAGCGACAAGATCGCCAAGGGCCGGGTCACCCGCACCGATCCCGCCCCCGGCTCGCGGATCGCCCAGGGCGAGACCGTCACCCTGGTCCCGTCCAAGGGTCGCCAACCGGTGGACGTGCCCGACACGACCGGGCGCTCGCTCGACGACGCGAAGAAGATCCTCGCCGAGGCCGGCTTCCGGGCCGGCGAGGTGACCCGCGAGGGGTCCCACACCGTGCCGCGCGACATGGTCATCCGGACCAACCCCCGGGCGGGCCGCGAGCTGACCCCCGACGAGCCGGTCGACATCGTCCTCAGCTCGGGGATCTCGATGCCGAGCCTGGTGAACACCAACGCCCGTCAGGCCGAGAATCGGCTCCGCGCCCTGGGCCTGGACGTCAAGGTCGAGAGGCAGGACGTCGGCGACCGCCCGCGCGGCATCGTGCTCAGCCAGGACCCGCCCCCCGGGACCGCCGTCTCCCGCGGCGACAAGGTGAGCCTGGTGGTCAACAAGAAGGACTGCGGCTTCCTCGGTGACTTCAACCCGTTCTGCCGTGACGACGAGGGCGGCGGCGGCGACGGCGCCCTGCCGGTGCCCAACGTCGTCGGCCGGGACGTCGCCGAGGCGCAGCGGATCCTGGAGGGCGCCGGGTTCGAGGTCGACGTCAAGCGCCAGGTCGGGTTCAACCGGGTCCTCCGGCAGGAGCCGGGGTCCGGGGACGGCGCGCCGCGCGGCTCCAAGGTCAAGATCTGGCACTGA
- a CDS encoding thiazole synthase: MRVTDTTADDPLVIAGETFGSRLIMGTGGAPSMRVLEEALTASGTELTTVAMRRVDPSARGSVLDVLGRCGIRVLPNTAGCFTAGEAVLTAKLAREALGTAWVKLEVIADEHTLLPDPIELVEAAEQLVDDGFTVLPYTNDDPVLARRLEQIGCAAVMPLGSPIGSGLGIRNPHNIELIVERAGVPVILDAGLGTASDAALAMELGCDAVLLATAVTRAQSPATMAAAMRHAVEAGRLARLAGRIPRRRLAQASSPWEGIGTGSDGVTSAE; this comes from the coding sequence ATGAGGGTGACGGACACGACGGCCGACGACCCGCTGGTGATCGCGGGAGAGACGTTCGGCTCACGGTTGATCATGGGGACCGGCGGCGCCCCGAGCATGCGGGTGCTGGAGGAGGCGCTGACCGCCTCCGGGACCGAGCTGACCACGGTGGCGATGCGACGGGTCGACCCGTCCGCCCGCGGCTCGGTGCTGGACGTGCTGGGCCGCTGCGGGATCCGGGTGCTGCCCAACACGGCCGGCTGCTTCACCGCCGGGGAGGCGGTGCTGACCGCCAAGCTGGCCCGCGAGGCCCTCGGCACCGCCTGGGTCAAGCTGGAGGTGATCGCCGACGAGCACACCCTGCTGCCGGACCCGATCGAGCTGGTGGAGGCGGCCGAGCAGTTGGTGGACGACGGGTTCACGGTGCTGCCGTACACCAACGACGACCCGGTGCTGGCGCGGCGGCTGGAGCAGATCGGCTGCGCCGCGGTGATGCCGCTGGGCTCCCCCATCGGCTCGGGGCTGGGCATCCGCAACCCGCACAACATCGAGCTGATCGTGGAGCGGGCGGGGGTCCCGGTGATCCTGGACGCCGGGCTCGGCACCGCCAGCGACGCGGCGCTCGCCATGGAGCTGGGCTGCGACGCCGTGCTGCTGGCCACCGCCGTCACGAGGGCGCAGTCGCCCGCGACGATGGCGGCGGCGATGCGGCACGCGGTCGAGGCGGGGCGGCTGGCGCGGCTCGCGGGGCGCATCCCCAGGCGACGCCTCGCCCAAGCGTCGTCCCCGTGGGAGGGAATCGGCACCGGATCGGACGGAGTTACCTCTGCGGAGTGA
- the thiS gene encoding sulfur carrier protein ThiS, which yields MRVTVNGRPRELPEGTTVAAVVAAVTEAAAGVAVAVNDEVVSRGAWDATTVRDLDRVEVLTAVQGG from the coding sequence GTGAGGGTCACGGTCAACGGGCGGCCGCGCGAGCTGCCGGAGGGGACCACGGTCGCGGCCGTGGTCGCGGCGGTCACCGAGGCCGCGGCCGGCGTCGCGGTGGCGGTCAACGACGAGGTGGTCAGCCGTGGCGCGTGGGACGCCACGACCGTGCGGGATCTGGACCGGGTCGAGGTGCTGACCGCCGTGCAGGGAGGATGA
- the thiO gene encoding glycine oxidase ThiO: protein MPTPHGAPDVVIIGAGVIGSAIAWRAATRGLRVTVIDPDPASGASHVAAGMLTPVSELTYGEEPLLHLGIASRDRYASFVAELEDASGLETGYRSDGILEVAFDTDDLAFLDDLRRFQESLGITTEALNGRECRRLEPMLAPSVRGGLLAPRDGSVDPRRLTAALLAACRNEGVRLVRERAAGVIVEHDTAVGVRLDDGGEVRAAKVVLAAGAWSNDLAGLPEGAVPEVRPVKGQVVRLRTRVPFLRRTTRGVVRGSSIYLVPRADGEIVVGATQEEMGFDTTVTAGGLWQLLRDARELLPGITELEFVEVSAGLRPGSPDNAPVLGAGALDGLFLASGHFRNGVLLTPITADVMAEILADGTVPEVAAPFAPGRFGVEARA, encoded by the coding sequence ATGCCCACCCCGCACGGGGCCCCCGACGTGGTGATCATCGGGGCGGGGGTGATCGGGTCGGCCATCGCGTGGCGGGCGGCGACCCGGGGCCTGCGCGTCACGGTGATCGACCCCGATCCCGCGAGCGGCGCGTCCCATGTCGCGGCGGGGATGCTCACCCCCGTCAGCGAGCTGACGTACGGCGAGGAGCCTTTGCTGCACCTCGGCATCGCCTCCCGCGATCGCTACGCCTCGTTCGTCGCCGAGCTGGAGGACGCGTCCGGGCTCGAGACCGGGTACCGCTCCGACGGCATCCTGGAGGTCGCGTTCGACACGGACGACCTGGCGTTCCTCGACGATCTGCGGCGCTTCCAGGAGTCGCTGGGCATCACGACCGAGGCACTGAACGGCCGCGAGTGCCGCCGCCTGGAGCCGATGCTGGCGCCCTCGGTGCGCGGCGGGCTGCTGGCCCCCCGGGACGGCTCCGTCGACCCCCGCCGACTGACCGCCGCGCTGCTGGCCGCCTGCCGGAACGAGGGCGTACGACTCGTCCGGGAGCGGGCCGCGGGCGTGATCGTCGAGCACGACACCGCGGTCGGCGTACGGCTGGACGACGGCGGCGAGGTGCGGGCCGCCAAGGTGGTGCTGGCGGCGGGCGCCTGGAGCAACGACCTGGCCGGGCTGCCCGAGGGGGCGGTCCCCGAGGTGCGGCCGGTCAAGGGCCAGGTGGTGCGCCTGCGCACCCGCGTGCCGTTCCTCCGTCGGACGACGCGGGGCGTGGTGCGGGGCTCGTCGATCTATCTGGTGCCCCGGGCGGACGGGGAGATCGTCGTCGGCGCCACCCAGGAGGAGATGGGCTTCGACACGACGGTCACCGCCGGGGGGCTGTGGCAGTTGCTGCGGGACGCCAGGGAGCTGCTGCCCGGCATCACCGAGCTGGAGTTCGTCGAGGTCTCCGCCGGGCTGCGGCCCGGGTCGCCGGACAACGCCCCCGTTCTGGGGGCCGGTGCGCTGGACGGGCTGTTCCTGGCCTCCGGCCACTTCCGCAACGGGGTGCTGCTCACCCCGATCACCGCCGACGTGATGGCGGAGATCCTGGCGGACGGCACCGTGCCCGAGGTGGCCGCGCCGTTCGCCCCGGGACGATTCGGCGTGGAGGCGAGGGCGTGA
- a CDS encoding NAD(P)/FAD-dependent oxidoreductase produces the protein MDRVIVVGGGLAGIRSVEALRAKGYEGALTLVSAELHRPYDRPPLSKALLVGDIDDTTFDTDWAALRCEWLPGRRATGLRLDPGGGGIVATDGGDLPFDGLVIATGAAPITLPGTGPQRVLRTVEDARSLRAGLREGARVVIVGAGWIGAEVATAAARRGCAVTVVEAADTPLANAVGTLIGGRTARWYAEAGVELRTGVRVAAVEPGGLTLADGGRIDADEVVVGVGVRPVLGWLEGSGLRLDGGVVTDASLRASAPGVVAVGDCAAWWSRRYGRRLLVEHWDAALNGPDVAAAALLGADAVYEAVPYFWSEQFGRMVQYAGHHPAGERMIYRGDPDGPGWAACWLTGDRLEALLTVDRPRDLLQGRRIIATGTPVDADSVADPGIPLRDAVLT, from the coding sequence ATGGATCGCGTCATCGTGGTGGGCGGCGGGCTGGCCGGGATCCGCTCCGTGGAGGCTCTGCGGGCCAAGGGGTACGAGGGCGCGCTGACGCTCGTCTCGGCCGAGCTGCACCGGCCCTACGACCGCCCGCCGCTGTCCAAGGCGCTCCTGGTGGGCGACATCGACGACACCACCTTCGACACCGACTGGGCGGCGCTGCGCTGCGAGTGGCTGCCGGGCCGGCGGGCCACCGGGCTTCGACTGGACCCCGGCGGAGGCGGGATCGTGGCCACCGACGGCGGCGACCTGCCGTTCGACGGGCTGGTGATCGCGACCGGGGCGGCCCCGATCACGCTCCCCGGCACGGGTCCGCAGCGCGTGCTGCGGACCGTCGAGGACGCCCGGTCCCTGCGCGCCGGCCTGCGCGAGGGCGCCCGGGTCGTCATCGTGGGCGCCGGCTGGATCGGCGCCGAGGTCGCCACCGCCGCCGCGAGGCGGGGCTGCGCGGTCACCGTCGTGGAGGCCGCCGACACGCCCCTGGCGAACGCGGTCGGCACCCTGATCGGCGGTCGCACCGCCCGCTGGTACGCCGAGGCGGGTGTCGAGCTGCGGACCGGCGTGAGGGTCGCGGCGGTCGAGCCCGGCGGGCTCACGCTGGCCGACGGCGGCCGGATCGACGCCGACGAGGTCGTCGTGGGCGTCGGCGTCCGGCCCGTGCTGGGCTGGCTGGAGGGCTCCGGACTGCGCCTCGACGGCGGTGTGGTGACCGACGCCTCGCTGCGCGCCTCCGCCCCCGGCGTCGTGGCCGTCGGGGACTGCGCCGCCTGGTGGTCCCGCCGGTACGGCCGCAGGCTGCTGGTCGAGCACTGGGACGCCGCGCTGAACGGCCCCGACGTCGCCGCGGCGGCGCTGCTGGGGGCGGACGCCGTGTACGAGGCGGTCCCGTACTTCTGGTCCGAGCAGTTCGGCCGGATGGTGCAGTACGCCGGCCATCATCCCGCCGGGGAGCGGATGATCTATCGCGGCGACCCGGACGGCCCGGGGTGGGCGGCGTGCTGGCTGACCGGCGACCGGCTGGAGGCGCTCCTCACCGTCGACCGTCCCCGTGACCTGCTGCAGGGCCGCCGGATCATCGCCACGGGCACCCCGGTGGACGCCGATTCCGTGGCGGATCCGGGCATACCGCTCCGCGATGCCGTTCTCACCTGA
- a CDS encoding Rv2175c family DNA-binding protein: protein MQATVDSTLDAHTDALVGEWVTLPEAAERLGLNLSRTKQLVRDHKVLGVQRAGSLMIPAAFIRDGQVVKGLPGTLTLLSDAGYDTVETLRWLFTADDTLPGTPVQALAENRGTEIRRRAQALAF, encoded by the coding sequence ATGCAAGCCACAGTTGACAGCACGCTCGACGCTCACACCGACGCCCTCGTCGGAGAGTGGGTCACGCTCCCTGAGGCGGCCGAGAGGCTGGGCCTCAACCTCAGCAGGACCAAGCAACTCGTCCGCGACCACAAGGTCCTCGGCGTCCAGCGCGCCGGGTCCCTCATGATCCCGGCCGCGTTCATCCGCGACGGTCAGGTGGTCAAGGGCCTCCCCGGCACCCTGACGCTGCTGTCGGACGCGGGCTATGACACCGTGGAGACCCTGCGGTGGCTGTTCACCGCGGACGACACGCTGCCCGGCACCCCCGTTCAGGCCCTCGCCGAGAACCGGGGGACCGAGATCCGCCGCCGCGCCCAGGCGCTGGCGTTCTGA
- the thiE gene encoding thiamine phosphate synthase yields the protein MTTHLPSDRAVALRTRLERSRLYLCTDARERRGDLPEFLDAVLAAGVDIVQLRQKGLEARREMAFLEVFREACDRHGALLAVNDRADVAQAVHADVLHLGQDDLPVPHARRIVGEDVLIGRSTHSDDQASAASVQPGVDYFCAGPVWPTPTKPGRAAPGPALLEHAAGLPSGRPWFAIGGIDAGTLDEVLATGARRVVVVRAVTEAADPGAAAAELARRLRDASPG from the coding sequence GTGACCACGCACCTGCCGTCCGATCGCGCCGTCGCCCTGCGGACCCGGCTCGAACGGTCCCGGCTCTACCTGTGCACCGACGCCAGGGAGCGGCGGGGCGACCTGCCGGAGTTCCTGGACGCGGTGCTGGCCGCCGGGGTGGACATCGTCCAGCTCCGGCAGAAGGGCCTGGAGGCGCGGCGGGAGATGGCGTTCCTGGAGGTCTTCCGGGAGGCGTGCGACCGGCACGGGGCGCTGCTGGCGGTCAACGACCGCGCGGACGTGGCGCAGGCGGTCCACGCGGACGTGCTGCACCTGGGTCAGGACGACCTTCCGGTGCCGCACGCCCGCCGGATCGTGGGGGAGGACGTCCTGATCGGCCGCTCCACCCATTCCGACGATCAGGCCTCGGCGGCCTCCGTCCAGCCCGGCGTGGACTACTTCTGCGCCGGGCCGGTCTGGCCGACCCCGACCAAGCCGGGGCGGGCCGCGCCGGGGCCCGCGCTGCTGGAGCACGCCGCCGGGCTGCCGAGCGGGCGGCCCTGGTTCGCGATCGGCGGCATCGACGCGGGCACCCTCGACGAGGTGCTCGCCACCGGTGCGCGCCGGGTCGTGGTGGTGCGGGCCGTCACCGAGGCCGCCGACCCGGGGGCCGCCGCCGCGGAGCTGGCGCGGCGACTGCGCGACGCGTCACCGGGCTGA